Proteins encoded by one window of Bacteroidia bacterium:
- a CDS encoding DUF937 domain-containing protein → MLEQLFNLVKENAGEAIINNQAIPNEQNDAAINQATEGIISGLKSQLASGNISEVAQLLGGQNNAATAGVTNAISSQVSQGMMEKFGLSGNSAGSIVSSLIPVVLSKLISKTNDPNDKSFDLNGIFNHLSNGKTQGMDLSSILGSVTGNNGGGGIGNVLGSVMGGDKNAALGGLMDIFKK, encoded by the coding sequence ATGTTAGAACAATTATTTAATCTGGTAAAAGAAAATGCCGGAGAGGCTATCATCAACAATCAGGCAATACCGAACGAACAAAACGATGCAGCCATTAATCAGGCTACGGAAGGAATTATTAGTGGATTGAAATCGCAATTGGCATCGGGCAATATTAGTGAGGTTGCGCAACTATTAGGTGGACAAAATAATGCAGCAACTGCAGGGGTTACGAATGCAATTTCATCGCAGGTGTCACAGGGGATGATGGAAAAATTTGGTTTGTCAGGCAACAGCGCAGGTTCTATAGTGTCGTCACTTATTCCTGTTGTGCTAAGTAAGTTGATTTCGAAAACGAATGATCCAAACGATAAGAGTTTTGATCTGAATGGTATTTTTAATCATCTTAGTAATGGGAAAACACAAGGTATGGATTTATCGAGTATATTGGGTTCTGTGACAGGTAATAATGGCGGAGGCGGAATAGGCAATGTACTTGGTTCTGTGATGGGCGGAGATAAAAACGCTGCACTAGGTGGACTGATGGATATTTTTAAGAAATAG
- a CDS encoding hotdog fold thioesterase, whose translation MNSIFGNYTLQDVKKLESNTMLGYLGIEITSIDNNVVKGKMSVDHRTCQPMGILHGGASCALAESLASIGAFLTLKDNTYVAVGMEINANHVRPVKEGFVYGTAKPFHLGKKTQVWTIEILNEKNQPVCISRMTIAVGRLHLSV comes from the coding sequence ATGAATTCTATTTTTGGCAACTATACATTGCAAGATGTAAAAAAATTAGAAAGCAATACCATGCTTGGTTACCTAGGCATCGAAATAACTTCCATTGACAACAATGTTGTTAAAGGAAAAATGTCTGTTGACCACCGTACTTGTCAACCCATGGGTATATTACATGGAGGTGCCTCTTGCGCACTTGCAGAATCGTTGGCAAGCATTGGTGCATTTCTAACATTAAAAGACAACACATACGTTGCTGTTGGCATGGAAATCAATGCCAACCACGTGCGACCCGTAAAAGAAGGCTTCGTTTACGGCACTGCAAAACCCTTTCATCTTGGAAAAAAAACACAGGTCTGGACAATAGAAATTCTAAACGAAAAAAATCAACCCGTTTGCATCAGCAGAATGACCATTGCCGTTGGACGCTTGCATTTATCGGTTTGA